The segment TATTTTTTCTATAATCGAGGTTGTGGAATACCCCTCTTCAAATTTCAGAGATTCCACTCTGCCGCCGTCAGCAGTAACAATGTCCACTCCCACAATCGATTCAATGGGCCAATCTCCGCCTTTAACCAATACATCCGGTCTTATAAATTTAATCAAATCGTAGGGAGTATCAACGCTGAAACAGGTGACAAAATCCACCCCTTTTATATATGAAATAAACTCCATTCTTTCATCAAGTTTATTAATGGGCCTTGTATCACCTTTCAGTTTTTTCACAGAATCGTCTGAGTTCAAAGCAACAACAAGATAATCGCCGGCTTCAGCGGAATGCTGGAGATATCTTAAATGTCCGAGATGTACTATATCAAAACAGCCGTTTGTCAAAACAACCTCTTTCCCTTTTCTGATGTCTGATAATTCTTTCTTTAGTTTATGCCAGTCTTTGAAAATTTTTGCCAAAATTTACCCCACTATATCCGGATTAAATCTGCCAAAAAGTATCTCATCCACAAGAGCACAAATGACATGGGCAGCTATGATATGAACCTCCTGAATCCTAGCAGTATTATCAGAAGGGATGGTAAGCATAAAATCACATAAACCGTTCATTTTACCTCCGTCACGTCCGGCAAAACCGAGTGTTGAAATTTCTTCCTTGGCACAAAACCTGAGCCCTTTAAGAACATTCGGGGAATTTCCGCTGGTTGAAATACCCCATGCAAGATCC is part of the Flexistipes sp. genome and harbors:
- the rfaE2 gene encoding D-glycero-beta-D-manno-heptose 1-phosphate adenylyltransferase — its product is MAKIFKDWHKLKKELSDIRKGKEVVLTNGCFDIVHLGHLRYLQHSAEAGDYLVVALNSDDSVKKLKGDTRPINKLDERMEFISYIKGVDFVTCFSVDTPYDLIKFIRPDVLVKGGDWPIESIVGVDIVTADGGRVESLKFEEGYSTTSIIEKIVKIYC
- a CDS encoding SIS domain-containing protein — translated: EFVNRFRMERPPLPAMSLSTDTSVLTSVGNDYDFDQIFEKQLMALCKPEDLAWGISTSGNSPNVLKGLRFCAKEEISTLGFAGRDGGKMNGLCDFMLTIPSDNTARIQEVHIIAAHVICALVDEILFGRFNPDIVG